The following proteins come from a genomic window of Nautilia profundicola AmH:
- a CDS encoding YqiA/YcfP family alpha/beta fold hydrolase, whose amino-acid sequence MKQIIYIHGFKSCGEGEKSKTIKSHFNIKAITLTPNLPFSPKQAIKFLEDIITPDTVLIGSSLGGYYAIYLAEKYNLKAILINPSLKPYKTLKPYVGPQYRYCDNKPFKWKKSYLKDLKKYKTELKNGKYLVLLQSGDEVLNYKKTLKKFKKHPNAKVVVEYGGNHRFENIGDYICMIDNFICG is encoded by the coding sequence ATGAAACAGATAATTTATATACATGGATTCAAAAGCTGCGGCGAGGGTGAAAAAAGTAAAACAATAAAATCACATTTTAATATAAAAGCAATAACTCTAACACCAAACCTACCCTTTTCGCCTAAACAAGCAATTAAATTTTTAGAAGATATCATTACACCCGATACTGTACTTATCGGAAGTTCTCTTGGAGGATATTATGCAATATATCTTGCTGAAAAATACAACCTAAAAGCAATACTCATAAATCCGTCCCTTAAACCTTACAAAACACTAAAACCGTATGTCGGACCACAGTACAGATACTGTGACAACAAACCATTTAAATGGAAAAAAAGCTATTTAAAAGATTTAAAGAAGTACAAAACCGAACTGAAGAACGGAAAATATCTCGTATTGTTACAAAGCGGCGACGAAGTGCTTAATTACAAAAAAACACTTAAAAAATTCAAAAAACATCCTAATGCCAAAGTTGTTGTAGAATACGGAGGAAACCACAGGTTTGAAAATATAGGCGATTATATTTGTATGATAGACAATTTTATATGCGGCTGA
- a CDS encoding amidohydrolase, which yields MEIITELETLKDKIIEIRRHIHMYPDLSGEEKPTRDYIKNILEKAGIKTKTFNDNYALVAEITVDENKPFLAFRADMDALPIQEENHISYASRKKGIMHACGHDAHTAILTGVMLFLNEHKNRLNMNIRAIFQHKEEVFEGGASDLIKTGVLDGVEEIYGLHMYPYLKTGEIGYKYGEMMASADMFEIEIFGKSAHGARPHEGVDAILTASMAVNSINHIVSRRIDPLHPAVISFGTIEGGKAANIICDHVKLTGTVRTLNDKVRSDIKRMIESAVEGISKSMGAEYKFHYYYGNSELINTRECVDKVIKAAKNVGVKPVDLVSPVMGGEDFAEYLKAVKGAYFRLGCCSKRKDTCYPQHHPKFNIDEDSLIIGAKILAALALEEI from the coding sequence ATGGAAATTATAACCGAACTTGAAACTTTAAAAGACAAAATTATAGAAATCAGAAGACATATACATATGTATCCTGACCTCTCTGGTGAGGAAAAACCTACAAGGGATTATATAAAAAACATACTTGAAAAAGCCGGAATTAAAACCAAAACGTTTAATGACAATTACGCTCTTGTAGCGGAGATAACGGTAGATGAAAACAAGCCTTTTTTGGCTTTCCGTGCGGATATGGACGCACTTCCTATACAGGAAGAAAACCACATCTCCTACGCTTCCCGAAAAAAAGGAATCATGCACGCATGCGGGCACGACGCGCATACGGCGATACTGACAGGAGTAATGCTTTTTTTAAACGAACATAAAAACAGATTAAATATGAATATAAGAGCCATATTTCAGCACAAAGAGGAGGTTTTTGAAGGTGGAGCGAGCGATCTTATTAAAACCGGTGTGCTTGATGGGGTCGAGGAGATATACGGCCTTCATATGTATCCGTATCTGAAAACGGGAGAAATTGGTTACAAATACGGGGAAATGATGGCAAGTGCGGATATGTTTGAAATAGAAATTTTCGGAAAAAGCGCTCACGGTGCAAGGCCTCACGAGGGTGTTGACGCGATACTTACGGCTTCAATGGCCGTAAATTCGATAAATCATATAGTCAGCAGAAGAATAGACCCTCTGCATCCTGCGGTTATATCATTCGGAACAATTGAGGGAGGAAAAGCAGCAAACATCATATGTGACCATGTAAAACTTACGGGAACGGTCAGAACGCTTAACGATAAGGTTAGAAGTGATATTAAAAGGATGATAGAAAGTGCTGTAGAGGGAATTTCAAAAAGTATGGGGGCTGAATATAAGTTTCATTATTATTACGGTAACAGTGAGCTAATCAATACGCGTGAATGTGTCGATAAAGTAATAAAAGCAGCTAAAAATGTGGGTGTAAAGCCTGTTGATCTTGTATCGCCGGTAATGGGCGGGGAGGATTTTGCTGAATATTTAAAAGCTGTAAAGGGTGCGTATTTCAGGCTTGGATGTTGCAGTAAAAGAAAGGATACGTGTTATCCTCAGCATCATCCGAAATTTAATATAGATGAAGACTCATTGATAATTGGAGCCAAAATTTTAGCGGCTCTTGCATTGGAGGAGATATGA
- a CDS encoding flagellin, with protein sequence MKINDFNTLNLNQSMNKINNDIHKLADPSKTDNVVNAFIQDVYENDINTSLQEINNFNEAVGFMQIADGALRSISDNVSEIKTLQVAANNATLNNDNLAAINSQINKLSQNINDTLSQTQYNGKSVFGEFNFNGINVNTSMPEFSTENIDDFEKSLNSALSSVGAFNNEAVSKVNNLAQFVINTSNAKSQNETDIAKTVTDMKNEELKLNASILAQAHKMNISEQNLMNLLI encoded by the coding sequence ATGAAAATCAATGATTTCAATACTCTTAATTTAAACCAATCAATGAATAAGATTAATAATGACATTCATAAATTAGCAGATCCGTCTAAAACTGATAATGTCGTAAATGCATTTATACAAGATGTATATGAAAATGACATTAATACTTCATTACAAGAAATTAACAATTTCAACGAAGCTGTAGGGTTTATGCAGATTGCTGACGGTGCATTACGTTCAATTAGTGATAATGTTAGTGAAATAAAAACATTGCAAGTTGCTGCAAACAACGCAACACTTAATAATGATAATTTAGCAGCAATCAATTCACAAATAAATAAACTTTCACAAAATATAAACGACACATTAAGTCAAACACAATACAATGGGAAAAGTGTGTTTGGAGAATTTAATTTCAATGGAATAAATGTTAATACGTCAATGCCAGAATTTTCAACTGAAAATATAGATGATTTTGAAAAATCATTAAACAGCGCGTTAAGCTCAGTAGGAGCGTTTAACAACGAAGCGGTTTCAAAAGTAAACAACCTTGCACAGTTTGTAATAAACACATCAAACGCAAAATCACAAAACGAAACCGATATAGCGAAAACTGTAACAGATATGAAAAATGAAGAGCTTAAATTAAACGCATCAATATTGGCACAGGCACATAAAATGAATATATCTGAACAGAATTTAATGAATTTACTGATTTAA
- a CDS encoding transporter substrate-binding domain-containing protein — translation MKKLLIAIIALASMLFAADFNVWKNSTLHSIVQKGELRVCLEPGYVPFEMRDKHGRIIGFDVDISKKMAKDMGVKLKLVPTAWDGIIPALITGKCDIIISGMTITQQRNLKVMFANPYFLVGQTLLVNKKHAGVKSYKDLDKKGIVITTKLGTTGEIAARKLFKHATIKTFDSESAAVQEVLNNRADAFIYDKPYNELFMAGKGKGKLIFLKEDLTYEPLGFAINHGDPDFLNWLNNFLRQIKHDGTYDKFYHRWFQSTDWLKRVQ, via the coding sequence ATGAAAAAATTACTAATTGCAATAATCGCGTTAGCGTCTATGCTTTTTGCGGCGGACTTTAACGTATGGAAAAATTCAACCCTTCATTCAATTGTTCAAAAAGGTGAACTAAGAGTATGTCTTGAGCCTGGATACGTTCCGTTTGAAATGAGAGACAAACATGGAAGAATTATCGGATTTGACGTGGATATTTCTAAAAAAATGGCAAAAGACATGGGTGTTAAACTAAAACTTGTTCCGACTGCATGGGACGGTATTATTCCGGCTCTTATTACTGGTAAATGTGATATTATTATTTCTGGTATGACAATTACTCAACAAAGAAACTTAAAAGTAATGTTTGCAAACCCTTACTTCTTAGTAGGACAGACTCTGCTTGTAAACAAAAAACATGCAGGTGTTAAATCTTATAAAGATTTAGATAAAAAAGGTATCGTAATTACAACTAAACTTGGTACAACAGGTGAAATTGCAGCAAGAAAATTATTCAAACATGCTACAATTAAAACATTTGACAGTGAAAGTGCTGCTGTTCAAGAAGTACTTAATAACAGAGCGGATGCATTTATCTACGATAAACCTTACAACGAACTTTTCATGGCTGGAAAAGGTAAAGGCAAACTTATTTTCTTAAAAGAAGATTTAACTTATGAACCTTTAGGCTTTGCAATCAATCACGGTGATCCTGATTTTCTTAACTGGTTAAACAACTTCCTAAGACAAATCAAACACGATGGAACTTATGATAAATTCTATCACAGATGGTTCCAAAGCACTGACTGGCTAAAAAGAGTGCAATGA
- a CDS encoding GNAT family N-acetyltransferase, with protein MKSSVFSPFFTYKADIDVKIRDYKKGDGEGVVELFLENYGNTYYKQSFYSPKHWDEMAKSDKYYPIIAKIDSKVVGQFLLTVYDEYIGEVGAVVVHPDYKGRGIMNKMFSYLLKRAQNLGLSSVYGEAIMFHPFSQKANLKQGMVESALQLGEVASWISQKDIKFEKRSGVLVSFKLFKKQRRFINIPKVYENIIKDVYKRAGIKHFRSSRRLKPAIKTSENHLLKLGSIIIDSKVKNFKEKFNKRFAFLKTKHDMIYADVNLKSKNIDEIVEFLNKKGFFYSGVLFNKYEGDDYLRLQYENTHNIEEKLNVCFSRYCKKLSRFVYLDKQRVSRI; from the coding sequence ATGAAAAGCAGTGTTTTTTCACCGTTTTTTACTTACAAAGCGGATATAGACGTAAAAATCAGGGATTATAAAAAAGGTGACGGGGAAGGAGTGGTAGAGCTGTTTTTGGAAAATTACGGCAATACATATTATAAACAGAGTTTTTACTCTCCCAAGCACTGGGATGAAATGGCAAAAAGCGACAAATACTACCCCATAATCGCCAAAATCGATTCAAAGGTGGTAGGACAGTTTTTGTTAACCGTTTATGACGAATATATAGGGGAAGTGGGCGCTGTTGTGGTTCATCCGGATTACAAAGGGCGGGGGATAATGAACAAAATGTTTTCCTATCTTTTAAAAAGGGCGCAAAATCTTGGACTTAGCAGTGTTTACGGAGAAGCCATTATGTTTCATCCGTTTTCACAAAAAGCGAATCTAAAACAGGGTATGGTCGAAAGTGCCCTTCAGCTTGGGGAAGTGGCTTCATGGATATCCCAAAAGGATATTAAATTTGAAAAACGCTCAGGTGTGCTTGTAAGTTTTAAACTCTTTAAAAAACAAAGACGCTTTATAAATATCCCTAAAGTTTACGAAAACATAATAAAAGATGTTTATAAAAGAGCCGGGATTAAACATTTTAGATCATCAAGAAGACTAAAACCCGCAATAAAAACAAGTGAAAATCATCTTTTGAAATTAGGAAGTATTATAATCGATTCGAAAGTTAAAAACTTTAAAGAAAAGTTCAATAAAAGATTTGCCTTTCTTAAAACAAAACACGATATGATTTATGCGGATGTGAACCTTAAATCAAAAAACATAGATGAAATTGTGGAGTTTTTAAATAAAAAGGGATTTTTTTACAGCGGTGTGCTGTTTAATAAATATGAAGGGGATGATTATCTGAGACTTCAGTATGAAAACACTCACAATATTGAAGAAAAACTTAACGTCTGCTTTAGCAGATACTGCAAAAAGCTCAGCCGTTTTGTTTATCTTGACAAACAAAGGGTCAGCCGCATATAA
- the dapE gene encoding succinyl-diaminopimelate desuccinylase, whose product MNVIDLFKKLLSFKSVTPDDDGGMEFIKEYLKGFEVIESEKEGVKNLFIYKKFGEGDHLCFGGHIDVVPPGEGWNTDPFTPTEKEGFIYARGAQDMKSGLAAFLWAMKNAKNFKGTLSALITSDEEGDAVWGTKYMLEILKDKNLIPDYAIVAEPTCEKVFGDAIKIGRRGSINGVLKKIGLQGHAAYPEKSINPIHKVAQVLHKIAGVDLDDGDEFFAPSKFVVTDIRAGMEVTNVTPGELKMMFNVRNNTHTDKEKIKNFIHEHFKDMNYTLELKQSAEPFVTNPDTKVVKALDRAIKNHTNITPQHSTAGGTSDARFFAKHGVKVVEFGVKNDTIHAPNERTTPEEVNKLADIFKEVIEEWN is encoded by the coding sequence ATGAATGTCATAGATCTTTTTAAAAAGCTTTTAAGTTTTAAATCCGTAACTCCAGACGATGACGGAGGAATGGAGTTCATAAAAGAATATCTTAAAGGTTTTGAAGTAATAGAAAGTGAAAAAGAAGGCGTCAAAAACCTGTTTATTTATAAAAAATTCGGAGAAGGCGACCACTTGTGTTTCGGCGGGCACATAGATGTCGTGCCTCCGGGTGAGGGATGGAATACCGATCCGTTCACACCTACAGAAAAAGAGGGATTTATTTACGCAAGGGGTGCGCAGGATATGAAAAGCGGTCTTGCGGCTTTTTTATGGGCTATGAAAAACGCCAAAAACTTCAAAGGAACTCTCAGCGCACTTATAACAAGCGATGAAGAAGGCGATGCCGTATGGGGTACAAAATACATGCTTGAAATCTTAAAAGATAAAAACCTTATTCCGGATTATGCAATCGTGGCGGAACCTACATGTGAAAAAGTTTTCGGAGACGCCATTAAAATCGGAAGAAGAGGTTCAATAAACGGGGTACTTAAAAAAATAGGCCTTCAAGGACACGCGGCTTATCCTGAAAAATCGATCAACCCTATACATAAAGTTGCACAGGTTTTACACAAAATAGCCGGGGTTGATTTGGATGATGGTGATGAGTTTTTTGCACCAAGTAAATTCGTAGTTACGGATATAAGAGCCGGTATGGAAGTTACAAACGTAACTCCGGGTGAACTTAAAATGATGTTTAACGTCAGAAACAACACCCATACGGACAAAGAAAAAATCAAAAACTTTATTCATGAGCATTTTAAAGATATGAACTATACGCTTGAGCTTAAACAAAGTGCAGAACCGTTTGTAACAAATCCCGATACAAAAGTGGTAAAAGCCCTTGACAGAGCTATAAAAAACCACACTAACATTACACCTCAACATTCAACTGCAGGCGGGACGAGTGACGCAAGATTTTTTGCAAAACACGGTGTAAAAGTTGTGGAATTCGGCGTAAAAAACGATACAATTCACGCACCAAATGAAAGAACAACGCCTGAAGAAGTAAATAAACTTGCCGATATATTCAAAGAAGTTATAGAAGAGTGGAATTAA
- a CDS encoding transporter substrate-binding domain-containing protein yields the protein MKKLFAFFVILGMFLTTASADLLKDVQSRGVLKAGVKYDFPPFGYVNSKGQVVGFDIDLIKYIAKKLGVKPVFTQVTSKTRIPMVQSGTIDIAAASMTHKVKRDLPIDFTISYYFDGQSILARKDCKAKSYKDFAGKRVGVIQGATSGDNFKRVCPGVKLVYFQEYPQAVMALKRGKIDAVSTDYTWCATQAKNSHGQFKVVGKPFTFEPYGMGVRENESNFRDAVNFAIQDAVRDGTYQKLYKKWFGTEPNRLPEVWPK from the coding sequence ATGAAAAAGCTATTTGCATTTTTCGTCATTTTAGGTATGTTTTTAACGACTGCCAGCGCAGATTTGCTTAAAGACGTACAAAGTCGCGGTGTGTTAAAAGCTGGTGTTAAGTATGACTTCCCTCCATTTGGGTATGTAAACTCAAAAGGTCAGGTTGTCGGATTTGACATCGATTTAATTAAATATATCGCTAAAAAACTTGGAGTAAAACCTGTATTTACTCAAGTAACTTCAAAAACAAGAATTCCAATGGTACAAAGCGGTACAATTGACATTGCAGCCGCAAGTATGACTCACAAAGTAAAAAGAGATTTACCAATCGATTTTACAATTAGTTACTATTTCGACGGTCAGTCAATTTTGGCAAGAAAAGACTGCAAAGCTAAAAGTTATAAAGATTTTGCAGGTAAAAGAGTTGGTGTAATTCAAGGTGCAACAAGTGGTGACAACTTCAAAAGAGTTTGTCCTGGTGTTAAACTTGTATATTTCCAAGAATATCCTCAAGCAGTAATGGCTCTAAAAAGAGGAAAAATCGATGCAGTTTCAACTGATTACACTTGGTGTGCAACTCAAGCTAAAAATTCTCACGGACAATTTAAAGTTGTAGGTAAACCGTTTACATTCGAACCTTATGGTATGGGTGTAAGAGAAAACGAATCAAATTTCAGAGATGCTGTAAACTTTGCAATTCAAGATGCAGTAAGAGACGGTACTTATCAAAAACTTTACAAAAAATGGTTCGGAACAGAACCAAACAGACTTCCGGAAGTTTGGCCTAAATAA
- a CDS encoding ABC transporter ATP-binding protein produces MVKLTDVHKSYKTGEIEVKVLEGLDLEIEKGEFVALIGPSGSGKTTILNIIGALDRADSGKVEVAGVDITNKNEKELTKFRADHLGYVFQDFNLIEVFSVFENVNFPLKVIHKRKDDDKVINLLQDIGMTDQINKFPDQLSGGQKQRVAVARALVTDPLIVLADEPTANLDSVTSHRVIELMRKMQREFNTTFIFSTHDTHLIDEVDRVLYLQDGKIIKDERK; encoded by the coding sequence ATGGTTAAACTAACAGACGTCCATAAATCCTATAAAACGGGGGAAATCGAGGTAAAAGTACTTGAAGGGCTTGATCTGGAGATTGAAAAAGGCGAGTTTGTGGCATTGATAGGCCCGAGCGGAAGCGGAAAAACCACTATTCTAAACATAATCGGCGCACTTGATCGGGCTGACAGCGGAAAAGTGGAAGTTGCGGGTGTGGATATTACAAATAAAAACGAAAAAGAGCTTACTAAATTCAGGGCCGATCATTTGGGATATGTTTTTCAGGATTTTAACCTAATTGAAGTTTTCAGCGTATTTGAAAACGTTAATTTTCCTCTTAAGGTAATACACAAAAGAAAAGATGATGATAAAGTAATTAACTTGCTGCAGGATATCGGAATGACGGATCAGATAAATAAATTTCCCGACCAGCTCTCTGGCGGACAAAAGCAAAGGGTTGCTGTGGCAAGGGCTCTTGTTACGGATCCTTTGATTGTTTTGGCGGATGAGCCTACGGCTAATCTTGACAGTGTGACAAGTCACAGGGTTATTGAGCTGATGCGTAAAATGCAGAGGGAATTTAATACGACTTTTATATTCTCCACACACGATACTCATCTGATAGACGAGGTAGACAGAGTGCTTTATCTGCAGGATGGAAAAATTATCAAAGATGAAAGGAAATAA
- a CDS encoding amino acid ABC transporter ATP-binding protein — protein sequence MEPIIQMKDIEKYYGNFHALKGVNFNVDKGEVVVVCGPSGSGKSTLIRCINRLEDIDSGKIVVDGQDLYNKKTNINKLRQEVGMVFQHFNLFPHLTIMENITIAPIKVKKMPKKEAEELAMQLLERVKIPHQANKYPSELSGGQKQRVAIARTLAMKPKIILFDEPTSALDPEMIGEVLDVMKELARENYTIVCVTHEMGFAREVSDRIVFMDAGEIVEENTPEEFFNNPKTDRAKKFLSEILHH from the coding sequence ATGGAACCGATTATTCAAATGAAAGATATAGAAAAATATTACGGTAACTTCCATGCTTTAAAGGGCGTTAATTTTAACGTTGATAAAGGTGAAGTTGTCGTTGTATGCGGTCCCAGCGGAAGTGGTAAATCAACTTTAATCCGCTGTATTAACAGACTTGAAGATATTGACAGTGGGAAAATTGTTGTAGACGGACAAGATCTGTATAATAAAAAAACAAACATAAACAAACTTCGTCAAGAAGTCGGAATGGTATTCCAGCATTTTAATCTTTTTCCGCATTTAACAATTATGGAAAATATTACAATAGCACCTATTAAAGTTAAAAAAATGCCTAAAAAAGAAGCTGAAGAACTTGCAATGCAGCTTCTTGAAAGAGTAAAAATTCCTCATCAGGCAAATAAATACCCAAGTGAACTTAGTGGTGGTCAAAAACAGAGGGTTGCTATCGCAAGAACTCTTGCAATGAAGCCTAAAATCATTCTTTTTGACGAACCGACAAGTGCACTTGACCCGGAAATGATCGGTGAGGTTTTGGATGTTATGAAAGAGCTTGCACGTGAAAACTATACAATCGTGTGTGTAACACACGAAATGGGATTCGCAAGGGAAGTTAGTGACAGAATCGTATTTATGGACGCGGGTGAAATTGTTGAGGAAAACACACCTGAAGAGTTTTTCAACAATCCTAAAACTGACAGAGCTAAGAAATTCCTTAGCGAAATTTTACATCACTAA
- a CDS encoding amino acid ABC transporter permease — MLKNIENYFKKHKIQFWLFNIIVIAALLKAFQMVAYPETHFSEVFTKDNMRFLFFGKPGEIGGLALTFILAITSIFFSFIIGSIFGIARWSSIKIIKIPAILYIELLRATPLLMVIFWVFFAIPVFSMAFFHTQAHVSPTVAAIIAFTLFTSAYVAEIVRAGINSIPKGQFEAAKSLGFNSTQTFIYIILPQAYRKMIPAFVSQFVALFKDTSLAYTIGVIEFFRAATIINNRLYLSFEIFSFVALVYFSIAFSMSKFSHMLEKKVEKQLNA, encoded by the coding sequence ATGCTTAAAAATATTGAAAACTATTTTAAAAAACACAAAATTCAATTTTGGTTATTTAACATAATTGTAATAGCCGCTTTACTTAAAGCATTTCAAATGGTCGCATACCCTGAAACACACTTTAGTGAAGTATTCACGAAAGATAATATGAGATTTTTATTTTTTGGAAAACCTGGAGAAATAGGAGGTTTGGCACTTACATTCATATTGGCGATAACTTCTATTTTTTTCAGTTTTATTATAGGCTCGATTTTTGGAATAGCAAGATGGTCGAGTATCAAAATTATAAAAATTCCTGCGATTTTATATATTGAATTATTACGTGCTACGCCTCTACTTATGGTAATATTCTGGGTGTTTTTTGCCATACCGGTATTTTCTATGGCATTTTTCCATACCCAGGCACATGTATCGCCTACTGTTGCGGCAATTATTGCATTTACGCTTTTTACAAGCGCATATGTTGCCGAAATAGTAAGAGCCGGTATTAATTCAATTCCCAAAGGACAGTTTGAGGCTGCTAAATCGTTAGGTTTCAACAGTACTCAAACGTTTATTTACATTATATTGCCACAGGCATACAGAAAAATGATACCGGCATTTGTTTCACAATTTGTCGCACTTTTTAAAGATACGTCTTTAGCTTACACAATAGGCGTAATAGAGTTCTTTAGAGCGGCAACAATTATAAACAACAGACTTTATCTCAGCTTTGAGATTTTTAGTTTTGTAGCGCTTGTATATTTCAGTATAGCGTTTAGTATGAGTAAATTTTCTCATATGTTAGAAAAAAAAGTAGAAAAACAGCTTAACGCATAG
- a CDS encoding amino acid ABC transporter permease — MGYEFDWGVLIEYKGLLIQGLITTVKLSILGILFSFLIGSIVGIGRASKNFWLSLFASYYVESFRNIPLIVQMFFIYFTFTLSQIFPFLNSWGEFLHIQDVDAFFSALLALILYTGAYIGEVVKAGINSIPKGQFEAAQSLGMNRFQVMWYIIYPQAIRIIIPPLTSQFLNLIKNSSLAMTIGVAELTFATQQIDAETFRGFEAATAVTILYIFLTLTTSFFMNLIEIKFSKGVKNA, encoded by the coding sequence ATGGGTTATGAATTTGACTGGGGTGTATTAATTGAATATAAAGGCCTTTTAATACAAGGTCTGATTACTACTGTTAAATTATCAATACTTGGTATATTATTTAGTTTTTTAATCGGTTCAATTGTAGGAATCGGAAGGGCTTCTAAAAATTTCTGGCTGTCACTTTTTGCCAGTTATTATGTAGAAAGCTTTAGAAACATTCCTTTAATTGTTCAAATGTTCTTTATTTATTTCACATTTACACTTTCTCAAATATTCCCATTTTTAAATTCTTGGGGAGAATTTTTACATATTCAAGATGTTGATGCGTTTTTTTCAGCCTTATTAGCTTTAATCTTATATACCGGTGCATATATCGGTGAAGTTGTTAAAGCCGGAATAAACTCTATTCCAAAAGGACAGTTTGAAGCGGCACAGTCACTTGGAATGAACAGGTTTCAAGTAATGTGGTATATAATTTATCCTCAGGCTATAAGAATTATAATTCCTCCTTTAACAAGCCAGTTTTTAAATCTTATAAAAAACTCATCACTTGCAATGACTATTGGTGTTGCAGAACTTACATTTGCGACACAACAAATAGACGCCGAAACATTCAGGGGGTTTGAAGCGGCTACTGCTGTTACAATTCTTTATATTTTTCTTACACTAACTACATCATTTTTTATGAATTTGATTGAGATTAAATTCTCAAAAGGTGTAAAAAATGCTTAA
- a CDS encoding ABC transporter ATP-binding protein — protein sequence MIEIRHLKKVFGTKVVLKDINLKIEDNKTTYILGMSGQGKSTIIKHIVGLLKPTSGEVLVDGVDVGKADIKTLYEIRKKVGFTFQEGALFDSMNIFDNVSFPLVEHTNLSKKEIEKRVYETLEMVGLDSERVAKLYPHELSGGMRKRAATARAIILKPKYVLYDEPTSGLDPIISDKITRMIEHLTKDFGMTSVVISHDLKETFKSADYVAMLYNGVIIEYGTVDEFKNSSNPIVQAFIKGESEEYEKIAEAV from the coding sequence ATGATAGAAATTAGACACTTAAAAAAAGTTTTTGGTACAAAAGTAGTATTAAAAGATATTAATTTAAAAATCGAAGACAACAAGACCACTTATATTTTAGGAATGTCGGGGCAGGGTAAATCTACAATAATCAAACATATTGTTGGCTTGTTAAAACCAACAAGCGGAGAAGTCCTCGTAGACGGTGTAGATGTCGGAAAAGCTGATATTAAAACACTTTATGAAATAAGAAAAAAAGTAGGGTTTACATTTCAAGAAGGGGCATTGTTTGATAGTATGAATATTTTTGATAATGTTTCTTTTCCACTGGTTGAACATACAAATCTAAGTAAAAAAGAGATTGAAAAAAGAGTATATGAGACTCTTGAAATGGTTGGACTTGATTCTGAGAGGGTTGCTAAACTGTATCCTCACGAATTAAGTGGCGGAATGAGAAAAAGAGCGGCAACTGCCAGGGCTATAATACTTAAACCGAAATATGTTCTGTATGATGAACCTACAAGTGGTCTTGACCCTATAATAAGTGATAAAATAACAAGAATGATAGAACATTTAACAAAAGATTTCGGTATGACAAGCGTTGTGATTTCGCATGACTTGAAAGAAACTTTTAAAAGTGCGGATTATGTTGCAATGCTCTATAACGGAGTGATTATAGAATACGGAACTGTGGATGAGTTTAAAAACTCATCCAATCCTATTGTACAGGCGTTTATAAAAGGGGAAAGCGAAGAATATGAAAAAATTGCAGAAGCGGTGTAG
- a CDS encoding class I SAM-dependent methyltransferase translates to MIEEKLKWNEKYKTLTPKPPSVLINYIPTANAKALDLAGGYGRNAKALADKGYDVTLIDISEIGISKINDNRIKTFCLDLDSYMIPKNEYDVILMIKYFNLNLLKQIPSALKKGGYFVFETIRKYPISKEEFFEIFKDFEVIYFSEKPFRFIGKLFNYK, encoded by the coding sequence ATGATAGAAGAAAAATTAAAATGGAATGAAAAATACAAAACTCTAACCCCAAAACCTCCAAGTGTTTTAATTAATTACATCCCTACAGCAAACGCAAAAGCATTGGATCTTGCTGGAGGCTATGGAAGAAATGCAAAAGCATTGGCAGACAAAGGTTATGACGTAACGTTAATTGATATAAGCGAAATAGGTATTTCTAAAATAAATGACAACAGAATAAAAACTTTTTGTCTGGATCTTGATAGTTATATGATTCCAAAAAATGAATATGACGTAATTTTAATGATTAAATATTTTAATTTAAATCTTTTAAAACAGATTCCTTCGGCATTGAAAAAAGGCGGTTATTTTGTATTTGAAACTATTAGAAAATATCCTATAAGCAAAGAAGAGTTTTTTGAAATCTTTAAAGATTTCGAAGTAATCTATTTTAGTGAAAAACCTTTTAGGTTTATTGGAAAATTATTTAATTATAAATAA